The Anopheles coluzzii chromosome 2, AcolN3, whole genome shotgun sequence genome window below encodes:
- the LOC120952226 gene encoding uncharacterized protein LOC120952226: MASEWRYRGLSAEPFVLTVLCWWVTFQWRLCLAVPEPFFHQPGYYYASNSLIRPAANGYGYYEQPSAFSSPAAAESQNVAVYSGHPNYYGMPGYEDRRSVGSRRNSWNDPYLQWKWNNYYNRYYYPTVSGAAEWKDRHDGVQYYNSKRRQDSPQPVESTPEPATTRRPRKKKLFVPNVWG; this comes from the exons ATGGCGTCCGAGTGGAGATATCGTGGGTTGAGCGCGGAACCGTTTGTACTTACCGTGCTGTGCTGGTGGGTCACTTTCCAGTGGCGATTGTGTCTAGCAGTGCCGGAACCATTCTTTCATCAACCTGGCTATTACTACGCTTCGAATTCATTGAtacg CCCCGCAGCAAACGGTTACGGTTACTATGAGCAACCGAGTGCGTTCTCTTCACCAGCTGCTGCCGAGTCACAAAATGTAGCAGTTTACAGTGGCCATCCTAACTATTACGGTATGCCCGGGTATGAAGATCGTCGGTCGGTGGGTTCGAGGAGAAACAGCTGGAACGATCCTTACCTGCAATGGAAGTGGAACAACTACTACAACCGATACTACTATCCTACCGTCAGTGGTGCCGCCGAATGGAAGGATCGACATGATGGTGTACAATATTACAACAGCAAAAG ACGGCAAGACTCGCCTCAGCCGGTGGAAAGTACGCCGGAACCGGCCACGACCCGACGTCCAAGGAAGAAAAAGCTATTTGTGCCGAATGTATGGGGCTAG